One window of the Periophthalmus magnuspinnatus isolate fPerMag1 chromosome 17, fPerMag1.2.pri, whole genome shotgun sequence genome contains the following:
- the LOC117385592 gene encoding artemin — protein sequence MTQRSGWRGEGARRRQRRESAERHTAAPGGTSWRVRTRGRQEVASVMSAKAKVLLLVLLSLLPAMGGASVIGSSGGAGGESGPAVGLHQGPEERQLPLPLPGAPDEEQEEEDNDPDPAWHNLYDPYVVDEMDDHPSLRWTGRSPRSSDPSDPQAKGSAKRKKKKKEEDAEETAGGRRRGRGSKAPKHSSRDCRVERRQMKVRDLGLGYDSDEIILFKYCVGSCQSSRTTYDLALKALLHNGSLPRRTARKVSSHPCCRPDRYESVSFMDTHTTWQTIDSLSAASCMCMG from the exons GTGGGACGTCCTGGAGGGTTCGGaccaggggcagacaggaggtCGCGTCGGTGATGTCAGCCAAAGCAAAG GTGCTGCTGTtggtgctcctctctctgctcccggCGATGGGAGGTGCTAGCGTCATAGGCAGCAGTGGAGGAGCGGGGGGAGAGTCTGGCCCCGCTGTGGGGTTGCACCAAGGCCCAGAGGAGAGGCAGCTTCCCCTTCCCCTGCCCGGAGCACCGGacgaagagcaggaggaggaggacaacgACCCGGATCCGGCGTGGCACAACCTCTATG ACCCCTACGTAGTGGACGAGATGGATGACCATCCCAGTCTGCGCTGGACGGGCCGATCTCCTCGCTCCTCAGACCCCTCAGACCCTCAGGCCAAAGGCTCGGccaagagaaagaagaagaagaaagaggaggatgcagaggagacagcaggagggaggaggaggggcaggggcaGTAAAGCTcccaaacacagcagcagagactgTCGTGTGGAGCGGCGTCAGATGAAGGTGCGGGACTTAGGCCTGGGATACGACTCAGACGAGATCATTCTGTTTAAATACTGTGTGGGCTCGTGCCAGTCGTCCAGGACCACCTACGACCTGGccctgaaggctctgctccacAACGGCTCCTTACCTCGACGCACGGCCCGCAAAGTGAGCAGCCACCCCTGCTGCCGGCCCGACCGCTACGAATCTGTCTCCTTCATGGACACCCACACCACCTGGCAGACCATAGACTCCCTGTCGGCCGCCAGCTGCATGTGCATGGGCTGA